Genomic DNA from Pelosinus sp. UFO1:
GACGCCCCGAAGGTGAATATGTAAAAAATTACGTTACCCTTACTAAGCGAACAGATTTGTACGTAGAGCATGATTCTGGACCAGTGGACTATTCAGCTACGGTGGGGGATTCAGACTACAACTCCGCTTATAATGCAAAGTATCTAGCAAAGAATTTTGGTGAGGTGCACAGCGTGACCTTGGCAAGGGTGTATGATACTCGGGACAATATTTTTAATCCTACAGAAGGAAAACGTGTGTCACTAACAACTGAAATTGCCGGTCAAGGACTTGGCGGTCAATTTGATTTCAATAAGTACATTATTGATGGACGTAAATACTTTAAAGTTGGTAGTAAGCAAGTCCTAGCATTTCATGTATCGGTTGGCGCAGTTGATGGGGACGTTCCTGATGCCAGCAAATTTAGTGTGGGCGGAATTGATACACTGCGCGGTTATGAGGACAATGAATTTAAAGGAAATAAAATGTTTACCGCTACAGTTGAATATCGTTATCCCATTGCCAATAAAGTGGAAGGCGTTCTTTTCACTGATGCTGGTAATGCGTGGGATGGTACGTATAAATTAAATGATTTAAAATACAGCGTTGGTATGGGCCTGCGGGTTAGTACGCCTATTGGGCCAATACGTCTTGATTATGGATATGGTAAAGAAGGTGGACGAACCCACTTTAGCTTTGGGACTCAATTCTAAAAATTTTTATTGGCATTGTACAAAAAGCATCACTCTGTATAGAGTGATGCTTTTTGAAAAACAAGGGATAACAGAGCCATTTAGACTTCAATATCATCCTTATTACAGTCTTTCTGGTACAGGACATGTTTTTGTCTTGTCCCTATTTACTTTGTAGCGTTGCTCGCCTTCTTCGAATCTTGCGCGTTCCGCATCAGAGGTTAGTTCTAGAGCAGGAACAGCGCAGGTGTGACCGCCTGCGTTTAAAGAGACCATTGTAAAAAATGCAGTTAGTGCACATTTGCGCGAGGCTTCCTTAAAGAGGTCTTCTACTTCAACGACAACGAAAACTTCCATTGAGGACTTTCCTACAAATGTTAGGTGAGCATGACAGGTTACTAAGTTTCCTACATAGATAGGCTGATGGAAAGTTAGCTCGTCGACCCTTGCTGTAACAACATTTGAGCGTGCATGTCTGTGGGCCACTACATAAGCAGCGTTATCCATTAATTTCATAATTTCTCCACCATGAACATTACCAGCAACATTTGCCTGGTGGGGAAGCATTACTGTTGACATATCTACAGCGGAATCACGAATTGTTTTTGTTTGCATTAATTATTACCCCTTTCCATTGATATATTTTATAAAGAAATAGTTGTAAAAAAGGTTGTTACCATTAGTCTACTTATAGCATAAAACAATCCATTTTTAAAAGCTAATTAAATTTTAAAGAAGATAATTTACATTGCTGAATATTAGGCATAGAAAGAAGACATTGACAGGACAATTTTGCATGGTTATAATTACGTAATCGCAACAGTTTTTTTACAGGACACAAAAGTGTTTTTAAACGTTACTGTAGTTACTGTTTACTTCAATAAAAAGACACATGCAAATACTAGATAAAATACTCCCGCATAGACTAAACGTATGGGAGATAGTTTGTCTCGCTTCAGTGTTATCAGCAAGTAAAAGATAGAGAGAAGGGTCATGATGCCAGCCCATATTAGGTGAAAGTCAAATAGCCAAGGAGTAAAGAATAAGCCGAGGGCAGTAGGAATGGTAGCTTGTATCATCATGGCACCGCTAATATTACCAAGGGCAAGGGTTTCCTTACCTTGGCGAATCCATATCACGGCGTTTAATATCTCAGGTAATTCAGTAGCGATTGGGCTAATAAGAAGAGATACAAGGAGAGGTGGCATATTCCAAAGTCCACTAAGCAGTTCCAAATGCTTAACAAATAGGTGTGAGCTTATAAAAATCAGGAATAGGGAAAGAAAGGTCTGGAATAAAACCCAAAATACAGTTGGCTCTTTTTCCTTTGGTTGGAATGTTAGTGGATCTATATCTTCTTCCCCAACAATACATTCTGCTCCCATTTCTTTATAAAAATACAAGCCATAGGCAGCCAAAAATAAGAATCCTGCAAAGGGTTTGATGCTAAAAACCAGTAATCCCATCAATACTTTAAATATAAAAATTGATACAAACCATAATTGATCGCGACTCAATTTGTTATTATCAATATCAATATCTGTTCCTAATTCACGCTGTTTACGGAAAGAAATAATGCATAGTCCTACAACGGCATAGGCAATGGTTCCCAGTACAAGGGGACCGCCTAAAGCTGCTCCGACTCCAATATCTTTTTGCTCGGCGCTAGTATTGAAAGCAACAGCAATAAGAGTTACCACGCTTTCAGGTAAGGCTGTTCCAAAGGCCGCCAGGATAGTTCCCACCGCACATTGAGCAATATTAAATTTTCTTCCAACCCACTCAATTGCATTAACAAAAAGCTCACAGCTATAATAAATTACGATAATAGCTACTAATAATGTTAGATAAAGACTTAGCATACAAATACCTCCAATGTAAATATATAA
This window encodes:
- a CDS encoding sodium:calcium antiporter translates to MLSLYLTLLVAIIVIYYSCELFVNAIEWVGRKFNIAQCAVGTILAAFGTALPESVVTLIAVAFNTSAEQKDIGVGAALGGPLVLGTIAYAVVGLCIISFRKQRELGTDIDIDNNKLSRDQLWFVSIFIFKVLMGLLVFSIKPFAGFLFLAAYGLYFYKEMGAECIVGEEDIDPLTFQPKEKEPTVFWVLFQTFLSLFLIFISSHLFVKHLELLSGLWNMPPLLVSLLISPIATELPEILNAVIWIRQGKETLALGNISGAMMIQATIPTALGLFFTPWLFDFHLIWAGIMTLLSIFYLLITLKRDKLSPIRLVYAGVFYLVFACVFLLK
- a CDS encoding acyl-CoA thioesterase; this encodes MQTKTIRDSAVDMSTVMLPHQANVAGNVHGGEIMKLMDNAAYVVAHRHARSNVVTARVDELTFHQPIYVGNLVTCHAHLTFVGKSSMEVFVVVEVEDLFKEASRKCALTAFFTMVSLNAGGHTCAVPALELTSDAERARFEEGEQRYKVNRDKTKTCPVPERL